Proteins co-encoded in one Verrucomicrobiota bacterium genomic window:
- a CDS encoding ABC transporter ATP-binding protein, with protein sequence MGEVSVPALRGVDFLVRERDYVAIMGPSGSGKSTLLNLLGCLDRPTEGRYFLGGTDVSTLDDDSLSQVRGERLGFIFQAYNLIEQLTVMENILVPLFYTGQDTPEAAKRCRQIAERVGLGDRLEHRPKQLSGGQQQRVAIARSLSNDPLLLLADEPTGNLDSSTEGDVLALLEELNAEGRTIVLVTHDEHVAERAHRVIHMKDGVIDRVVENRLAATS encoded by the coding sequence ATGGGGGAAGTCTCGGTGCCCGCTCTCCGGGGCGTCGACTTTCTCGTCCGGGAGCGGGATTACGTCGCCATCATGGGGCCTTCCGGCTCGGGCAAGTCGACCCTACTCAATCTTCTCGGGTGTCTGGATCGGCCTACCGAGGGTCGCTACTTTCTGGGCGGGACGGACGTCTCGACCCTGGATGACGATTCTCTCTCCCAAGTGCGCGGAGAGCGCCTCGGCTTCATCTTCCAAGCCTACAATCTCATCGAGCAGCTCACCGTCATGGAAAACATCCTGGTCCCGCTCTTCTACACTGGCCAGGACACTCCCGAAGCGGCGAAGCGCTGCCGCCAAATTGCCGAGCGAGTCGGCCTGGGAGATCGCCTCGAACACCGACCCAAGCAGCTCTCCGGAGGGCAACAGCAGCGGGTGGCCATCGCCCGCAGCCTCTCCAATGACCCACTTCTCCTCCTGGCCGATGAGCCGACTGGCAACCTGGATTCCTCGACCGAAGGCGATGTCCTCGCCCTGCTGGAAGAACTCAATGCCGAGGGCCGGACGATCGTGCTCGTGACGCACGACGAGCACGTCGCAGAGCGGGCCCACCGGGTCATTCACATGAAGGACGGCGTCATTGACCGCGTCGTGGAAAACCGCTTGGCCGCCACCTCATGA
- a CDS encoding ABC transporter permease, whose amino-acid sequence MTHRLGRTFALGIKNLFLHKVRSLLTMLGIVFGVGSVIAMLSVGEGAALQAEEAINRLGPANIIVQSKQPPEGTPNSTIGNQERRRFGVTQEDVERIHATLPLVEAVMTELTKTDEVTSPHRQLIAKIRALPAHAPEVKMFTLLEGRFFTALEEARQVPVCLLTPSLAQKLFPFGSALGKSVRIESDYFQILGVVQPGVSESTDGDGPDRQIGDDIIFLPTTAAAARVADFRWSQKDFDEVVVKVREKEDVPQVAAQLKTLMEKFHRRNDYALVVPLELLAQARQTQNLFKAILGSIAAISLLVGGIGIMNIMLATVTERTREIGIRRALGAKRRDIIQQFLVETVVISLAGGLVGVALGMSLPLLITSLTDIPTVITAASVLLSVGISALVGILFGLYPARRAALLDPIEALRM is encoded by the coding sequence ATGACCCATCGCCTTGGCCGCACCTTCGCCCTTGGGATCAAGAATCTCTTTCTCCACAAGGTTCGCTCCCTCCTCACCATGCTGGGGATCGTCTTCGGGGTGGGCTCCGTCATCGCCATGCTCTCGGTCGGCGAAGGCGCCGCCCTCCAGGCCGAAGAAGCCATCAACCGCCTCGGCCCGGCCAACATCATCGTGCAAAGCAAGCAGCCCCCCGAGGGCACACCCAATTCCACCATCGGCAATCAGGAGCGGAGGCGATTTGGCGTCACGCAGGAAGACGTCGAACGCATCCACGCCACCCTTCCCTTGGTCGAGGCCGTCATGACCGAACTCACCAAAACCGATGAAGTCACCTCTCCCCATCGCCAGCTGATCGCCAAAATCCGTGCCCTGCCAGCCCACGCGCCCGAAGTCAAAATGTTCACCCTGCTCGAAGGCCGCTTCTTCACGGCGCTAGAGGAGGCCCGGCAAGTCCCCGTCTGTCTGCTGACCCCCTCTCTCGCTCAAAAGCTCTTTCCCTTCGGCAGCGCGCTCGGAAAGAGTGTCCGGATTGAGAGCGACTACTTCCAAATCCTCGGAGTGGTGCAGCCTGGGGTCTCCGAGAGCACCGATGGCGATGGCCCCGACCGCCAAATCGGCGATGACATCATCTTTCTCCCCACGACCGCCGCGGCCGCCCGCGTGGCCGACTTTCGTTGGAGCCAGAAGGACTTTGATGAAGTCGTCGTCAAGGTGCGGGAGAAAGAAGACGTCCCCCAAGTGGCCGCGCAGCTCAAAACGCTCATGGAAAAATTTCACCGGCGAAATGACTACGCCTTGGTGGTTCCCCTCGAATTGCTCGCGCAAGCCCGCCAGACCCAAAATCTCTTCAAGGCCATCCTCGGCTCCATCGCGGCCATTTCCCTCTTGGTGGGCGGCATTGGCATCATGAACATCATGCTGGCCACCGTGACCGAGCGGACCCGGGAAATCGGCATCCGACGAGCCCTCGGCGCCAAACGCCGAGACATCATCCAACAATTCCTCGTCGAGACCGTCGTCATCTCCCTCGCAGGCGGGCTGGTCGGCGTGGCGCTCGGGATGAGCCTCCCCCTTCTCATCACCTCCTTGACCGATATCCCGACCGTCATCACAGCGGCCTCCGTGCTCCTGTCGGTCGGAATCTCGGCCCTGGTCGGGATCCTCTTCGGCCTCTACCCCGCGCGGCGAGCGGCTCTCCTGGATCCCATCGAAGCCCTCCGGATGTAG
- a CDS encoding C4-type zinc ribbon domain-containing protein: MFEALKQLLVLQDRDTQIRALQKEITQAPDEIARAEGRRTRSRNQVDSAKALRVENEKAMHQLQLEAETRRNTIGRLKTQQMETRKNEEYLAFEKEIANYQQQVTELEDQELALMEKAESLQVEFAQAEEAFAKISTGVESDLADIAKRTAAAQSRLGELQEERSRLAAGVEAGSLSLYERLLSGGKRDTAIAGLRHGVCEGCHTKVIAGTLHDVKAGKALVTCENCGRILYLAEE; this comes from the coding sequence ATGTTCGAAGCGCTCAAGCAACTCCTCGTCCTCCAGGATCGCGACACCCAGATCAGAGCCCTTCAAAAAGAAATCACCCAGGCCCCGGACGAAATCGCCCGCGCCGAAGGCCGTCGCACCCGCTCTCGGAATCAAGTCGACTCAGCCAAGGCCCTCCGCGTCGAGAACGAAAAAGCCATGCACCAGCTGCAGCTCGAAGCCGAGACTCGTCGGAACACCATCGGCCGGCTGAAAACGCAGCAAATGGAGACCCGAAAAAACGAAGAATACCTCGCCTTCGAAAAAGAAATCGCGAATTACCAGCAGCAAGTCACCGAGCTGGAAGACCAGGAACTCGCGCTCATGGAAAAAGCCGAGTCCCTGCAGGTTGAATTCGCGCAGGCCGAGGAAGCCTTTGCAAAAATCAGCACCGGAGTCGAGAGCGATCTCGCGGATATCGCCAAACGGACCGCCGCCGCCCAAAGCCGACTCGGAGAACTCCAGGAAGAGCGCTCGCGCTTGGCCGCAGGCGTGGAAGCGGGAAGCCTCTCCCTGTATGAGCGCCTCCTCTCGGGCGGCAAGCGAGACACCGCCATCGCCGGCCTCCGCCATGGGGTCTGCGAGGGCTGCCACACCAAAGTCATCGCCGGCACCTTGCACGACGTGAAAGCCGGGAAGGCCCTGGTGACCTGCGAAAATTGCGGACGCATCCTCTACCTGGCCGAAGAATAG
- a CDS encoding Hpt domain-containing protein, with amino-acid sequence MPEAEGLIDWEQLLEVTDNWSADFVDIYRDFLEEADRLLSRAEAVFPAGEWGEIGAIIHQLKGAAGSFGYRVLAARCADCEAAAKAGAGFPGEEFAILRDLLRQSGEAIAARGYRC; translated from the coding sequence ATGCCGGAGGCCGAGGGGTTGATTGATTGGGAGCAGCTTTTGGAAGTGACCGACAACTGGTCGGCAGACTTTGTCGACATCTACCGCGATTTTTTGGAAGAAGCGGACCGTTTGCTCTCGCGGGCGGAAGCGGTCTTCCCGGCAGGCGAGTGGGGGGAGATCGGGGCCATCATTCACCAGCTGAAAGGCGCTGCCGGATCTTTCGGTTACCGTGTCTTGGCGGCCCGGTGCGCGGATTGCGAAGCCGCCGCCAAGGCCGGAGCCGGGTTTCCCGGGGAGGAGTTTGCGATCCTGCGCGATTTGCTGCGGCAATCGGGCGAGGCGATTGCGGCCCGTGGCTACCGATGCTGA
- a CDS encoding glycosyltransferase, translated as MSFLACFPRETYSDHLMESLLVYDDSPVFGGHEVMSLHGLDGLLEHSEVFLHVFYSQANERLHQELTTRLPHPRLALESLAFHSSKIQSLLHHFQRKRLAELATRFRSCGAPRLLAIQGNIEHSSLGILAAKQAGIESLSYLPVPHSHRDMGAKGAFLRDPLTRPLFRKPDRFLTISAEMKRLLRLQGATAPIDIVFNGIDAERFQATARPAAKEKLHLPSERFVIGMVGRIEFSQKRQHLLVEAISESPSLRASSHLAFAGTGPDEPALRSLLQERGLADQSTLLGWRDPSEVYPALDQLVLPSRYEGVPLVMLEALACGVPVIASDRDGMRDLLPAAWRFPSGSASALRQVLTELSQHPPEADCLRLQTLVREKMNLQAFRQQFAESVLQPWEA; from the coding sequence ATGTCCTTTCTGGCTTGTTTCCCTCGGGAAACCTATAGTGACCACCTCATGGAAAGCCTCCTGGTGTACGATGACAGCCCCGTCTTCGGGGGGCATGAAGTCATGTCTCTCCACGGTCTTGATGGACTCCTCGAACACAGCGAAGTCTTCCTCCACGTTTTCTACAGCCAGGCAAATGAACGCTTGCACCAAGAGCTGACCACTCGCCTCCCCCATCCTCGCCTGGCCCTCGAATCGCTCGCTTTTCATTCCTCCAAGATCCAGAGCCTGCTCCATCACTTCCAGAGAAAGCGGCTGGCCGAATTGGCCACTCGCTTTCGCTCCTGCGGCGCTCCCCGCTTGCTCGCGATTCAAGGGAACATCGAACACTCCTCCCTCGGCATCCTGGCAGCCAAGCAAGCCGGGATCGAAAGCCTCAGCTACCTTCCCGTTCCGCACAGCCATCGGGACATGGGTGCCAAAGGCGCCTTCCTGCGCGACCCGCTGACCCGCCCTCTCTTCCGCAAGCCGGATCGTTTCTTGACCATCAGCGCCGAGATGAAACGTCTCCTCCGTCTCCAAGGGGCCACCGCCCCCATCGACATCGTCTTCAACGGCATCGATGCCGAGCGCTTCCAAGCCACCGCTCGCCCGGCCGCCAAAGAAAAGCTCCACTTGCCGAGCGAGCGCTTCGTCATCGGGATGGTCGGACGAATCGAATTCTCCCAAAAAAGGCAACACCTCCTGGTAGAAGCGATTTCCGAAAGCCCCTCCCTGCGAGCCAGCAGCCACCTGGCCTTCGCCGGGACCGGGCCCGATGAGCCGGCCCTCCGCTCCCTCTTGCAAGAGCGGGGCCTGGCCGACCAAAGCACCCTCCTCGGCTGGCGCGACCCTTCCGAGGTCTACCCCGCACTCGATCAGCTCGTCCTTCCCTCCCGCTACGAAGGCGTGCCTCTCGTCATGTTGGAAGCCCTCGCCTGTGGAGTCCCGGTCATCGCGAGCGACCGGGACGGCATGCGAGACCTCTTGCCCGCAGCTTGGCGATTTCCCTCTGGCTCAGCCAGCGCACTGCGCCAAGTCCTGACAGAACTCAGCCAGCATCCCCCCGAGGCCGACTGCCTTCGCTTGCAAACCCTCGTGCGAGAGAAAATGAACCTGCAAGCCTTTCGCCAGCAATTTGCCGAAAGCGTGCTTCAGCCCTGGGAAGCGTGA